TTCATTGCCGCCTGCACTTCGCGCGCGCCATCGCGGTCGCGTTCTGCGGCCCGCTTGTCGTGCTGTTTCTTGCCCTTGGCCAGGCCGATTTCGCATTTCACGCGGCCGCCCTTGTAGTGCAGGTTGAGCGGCACCAGTGTGTAGCCGGAGCGCTCCACCTTGCCGATCAGTTTATCCATTTCCGTGCGGTGCAGCAGCAGCTTGCGCGTGCGTACGGCTTCCGGATGGATATGGGTGGAGGCGGTCGGCAGGGCGCTGATATGCGCGCCGAACAGGAAGAGTTCATCGCCGCGGACGACGACGTAGGCTTCCTTGATTTGTACGCGGGCGTCGCGGATGGCTTTGACTTCCCAGCCTTCCAGCACGATGCCCGCTTCGTAGCGATCCTCGATAAAGTAGTCGTGGAAGGCTTTTCTGTTGTCTGCTATGGTCATGAGATGGTAAATGTGCGCGGGTCGGTTAAACTACTGTCTCGCGCAAGCGCGATCAAATCAAATGTATCCAACATCATAGCAAATGGTTCTTCAATGGCAGTAGTACATAAATCAGTTTTTCTCGGCTATAGCGCCGAACAAATGTTCGCGCTGGTGGCGGCGGTGGAGGATTATCCCAAATTCCTGCCCTGGTGCGGTGCGGTCGAGGTTCGCGAACGGGGCGAGAACACGGTCGTTGCCAGCGTGGGCATACATTACCACGGCGTGCGCCAAAGCTTCACCACGTCCAACGAAAACGTGCCGCCGACTTCCATCAAGATGAAGCTGGTGGACGGTCCTTTCAAGACCCTCGACGGCGTGTGGACGTTCAAGGCCCTGCGTGAAGATGCCTGCAAGATCGAACTGGACCTGCACTACGAGTTTTCCAGCCGCGTGCTTGAGCAGATCATCGGTCCCGTCTTCGGCATGATCGCCAACAGCATGGTCGATTCCTTCTGCAAGCGCGCGGAGACCGTATATGGCTGAGGCCACCATCGAGGTGCAAGTTTGCTACGCCTTGCCGGATAGCAGCTTCCTGCGCTCCCTGAGCGTGCCTGCAGGCACCACCATCGGGCAGGCGGTGGCGCAGAGCGGCTTGCTGCAGGCTATCCCCGGCATCGACCTGGCCATCAATATGGTGGGCATCTATGGAAAGAGAAGGCCGCTCGATGCCGTATTGCGCCAGCACGACCGGGTGGAAGTGTACCGCCCCTTGCAGGCGGACCCGAAGG
Above is a genomic segment from Janthinobacterium sp. 64 containing:
- a CDS encoding RnfH family protein, with product MAEATIEVQVCYALPDSSFLRSLSVPAGTTIGQAVAQSGLLQAIPGIDLAINMVGIYGKRRPLDAVLRQHDRVEVYRPLQADPKEARRRRAGNKPAKA
- the smpB gene encoding SsrA-binding protein SmpB, whose protein sequence is MTIADNRKAFHDYFIEDRYEAGIVLEGWEVKAIRDARVQIKEAYVVVRGDELFLFGAHISALPTASTHIHPEAVRTRKLLLHRTEMDKLIGKVERSGYTLVPLNLHYKGGRVKCEIGLAKGKKQHDKRAAERDRDGAREVQAAMKSHRR
- a CDS encoding type II toxin-antitoxin system RatA family toxin, which translates into the protein MAVVHKSVFLGYSAEQMFALVAAVEDYPKFLPWCGAVEVRERGENTVVASVGIHYHGVRQSFTTSNENVPPTSIKMKLVDGPFKTLDGVWTFKALREDACKIELDLHYEFSSRVLEQIIGPVFGMIANSMVDSFCKRAETVYG